The genomic interval TCTCTCACCCGTCTGGATGACCTAAAAGAGGGTAGTGGTATCCTGCCGATTTCGTTAATCTATCGATCAGAACGATAGAGGAATGACAGATGGAAATCGCATTGGTATCAATCGCCCTTATTTTGAGTGGGACGCTAGTTTCCGACGATGTTTTGAACAATCGGTTGAAATTAGGAGAAAAATTGGCCAATCGCTTTTCAGCACCGCCGACTTTTCCACCTGCAAGTGCGGTCGCGAAGAGGCAATCCGATGAAACCAAGGTGATCTTGCGATAGTCTGCCTCAACCAGTTTTGAAAAATCAGGTTTATATGGAACAAGCACAAAATAAAATTAGGAACCTGTAAGGGCTTGCGGCTAGGGTAAAGGTTGTTGCCCTAGCCGCAAGCCTATTTGCCGAATGCCAGCCCCTTTCGCCTGGAATTGATGGATTGTGAGAAAGGATTCCAATGGAATCATTTCTTACAAAGCCTCTCAATCTCACAACTGATTGAGGACTGCGATTAACCCGGCAGCTTTTGTTCCTACATATTTTGGAATTGCGCCATGATTGCGTAGGGTGCTGTTAGCGACAGCGTAACGCACCGAGGCGTGGGTTAGCGGTGCGTTACGGGGATGCCTAACAGCACCCTACAGCTCATGCTAGATCAAATATTGCCAGGTTAATATATAGGTCCTGGGGCGCAAGTCGTGGGTTAAAACTGCCGGAGATTGCGGAAGCCCGTAATCACGGGATGGGATCAATCGGGGCAGGTATCGATCGTAGGTCCAGTTGAAGTCGTATTAAATCTATCGTCTAAACTTCAGCAAAACTGAAACCGTCTCACTACCGGGTTGAAAAATGATCAGGACACCGATAATAGAGGACGGAAACCACAGTAGCTGGATGGAACGGTCATGTTTTTCCACAAGGATGGGCAACTGGAAGCGCTGGGCGATCGCGTTCTGGAAGCAACCTGGGCAGAATTTCCAGGTTTAGCCCGTAATCAAATTGCCCTCACCTGGCTGATTTATGACTCCCCTGCACCCGTTAATACGGGGGGTGCAATTAGTCCGGCGGAGTTTTGGAAGTACTCTCCACGGGGCTATAGCTATCGAGGTGTAGAACGAATTTATCCTGCCAGTGTGGTCAAGCTATTTTACCTGGTTGCCGTCCATGAATGGCTAGAACGCCGCATGATTCAGCCATCGGCAGAGTTAGAACGGGCCGTGCAAGATATGATTGTGGACTCCAGCAATGATGCCACCAGTCTGGTTGTAGATGTATTGACGGGAACCACGAGTGGACCAGAATTGCCAGCGGGACCGTTTGAAACCTGGAAACAACAACGTAATATCGTCAATCGCTACTTTCGATCACTCAACTGGGCTGAACTAGAAACCATCAACGTGAACCAAAAGACCTGGTGCGACGGTCCCTACGGACGGGAGCGGGCATTTTTGGGAACACTGATGGAAAATCGTAATATGCTGACCGTGATTGCCACTGCTCGGCTTCTGCATAGCATTGTGGGAGGAGTTGCGGTATCAGCCAAGCGATCGCAGGAAATGATGGCACTGATGCGGCGATCGCTAAACCCAACTGAACTGGCAGCGAATCCAGAAAATCAAGTCACTGGCTTTTTAGGGGCAGGGCTACCCCAGGATACTCGCATCTGGTCTAAGGCAGGTTTAACTAGTCAGGTTCGTCATGATGCGGCTTATATTGAGTTGACGAGCCATACCAGCCCGTATTTGTTAGTAGTTTTTACGGAAGGAAAAGCCCAAAGTAAAAATGAAGCGATTTTACCTTTCGTTTCCCAATGTGTTGCAGAAGCGCTGCTCACCCTAGAAACATAATTCCTTCCAGCCGCACAAATTTTTACTAAACAGTTCTCCTGTTTGAATGGGGCTTAGATAGGGGCTGTAGATAGAGAGTTGAAAGATTAATTACACAGAGAGGATGGGTTGATAGGAAGTAACAGGCAGTTGATCCCAACTACCGGGGAATTAACTATCGGTAGCTAAGGGGTTTAGCCTGAGCTTTTTGACAAAAATATTTTTTACACACGATCTATCTTTAGATACTTGGAAAAGAAACACATGCTGAATTAGATAGATGAAGTGAGTTCTAGCGTATCAGTCATCAAATCCAATTCTAAAAATCGAGTTTCTTTAAGTTGAGTTGACAAGATTTCACTAACCGATTTCTTGTTCAACGGTTTAGTCGCTCTTGTATAATTCTCTCATAAAGGAGAGTGGCGATTGTGCTGTTTTGAGGGCGCAATGTGCTGTCACTATTAACCTTTTGATTGAGTTGGTTTTGATTAAGTTACTACTGATGCAAAAGATCTGGTTGTTCTTGATTCGAACGACCGATATCAATTCAATACGTGTGGAGGAGTTACTGTGAAACGGTTTCTTGTGCTCAAACAAACTGTTTTGTCATTCAGTCTTGCCCTCTCGACGATCGCTTGCGGTCAACTGGTGGCAAAGGCGGAATCTATGCCGGTATTTGATGATATACCGAGCGATCTATCGAACCCAGTTGCCCTGGAACCCCAGTCTGCACCAGCCCCAACTCAAATCCGCGATCGTCGTGATTTAGAGCCTGCTTATCCGAAATTTCCAGAGGAAGAACTCATTGAGGAAGCAGAAACCGCAAATGCAAACCGTTCTGAGCGCGAAGAACCAATTCAGGCAGCCGCCGCCCCTACCAGTTCTGTCAGCACTCCAGTTCCAGGAACCGTAGATACTTCTACGATGGGACTGCAAGCTCAAGTACCCACCCCATCGGAACTGGTACCCCCTGGAACCACGGTAATTCCAGCAGCGACCCGCTATCAGTTTGACTATATCGGAATTGGCGCGAATTTTGGGACAGGCAGCGATTCAGCCCTGGGATCAATTAGCTTTGCAGCGTTTAGCAAATTTACGTTGGGGTCCTATTTCTCGTTTCGCCCCGCTGTTTTAGTGGAGGATGATGTTTCGTTTTTACTCCCCTTTACCTATGACTTTCCCAATAGAGGACCGGGAACCGTTTCCCCCTATGTGGGAATTGGGGCAACATTCTCTACTGCAAAGGACCATGCAGATCTACTGCTAACAGCTGGTTTAGACTATCCCCTCAATCCCCAACTCGCCCTAACTGGCAGTGTGAATATCGCTCCAATTAACCGATTTGAAATTGGGTTCATTTTGGGGTTAGCTTACACCTTCTCGACTCGAACCATTACAACCCCCGCTGTTACGGTTGGCGAAGTGATTCCGCCCCGTCCGCCCCGTCCTAACCCCAGCTATTTTGGGGTTGGGGTCAATTTAGGAGCCGGGGGTGACAGCGCCCTGGGAGACATCAGTGCTGCCATCTACAGCAAAATTGCTCTAGGGTCCTATATTTCCTTCCGTCCAGCGGTTCTCATTTCAAGCGACGCCACATTCCTGCTACCCGTCACCTATGACTTCCCGGTGATCTCGCTCTCTGAGTACATCAGGTTGGCTCCCTATGCGGGGATTGGTGCGGCATTCTCAACCGGGGAAGATAGCAATGCAGACCTGCTGCTAACAGCGGGAGTCGATATCCCGCTGTCTCCTCAATTTGCGGCAACGATCGGGGTCAACATCGGACCCTTCGATAAATTTGACATTGGTTTTCTCCTAGGCGTTGCCTATACATTTGGGGAGTTTAGTCGATAGGTGATAAGTAGTAGGTGGTAAGTGTCAGGGGGTAGAGAGTTTTGAGTTCTAAGTTTTAAGTTTTGGGTTCTCTCTCCCCCATATCCTGTCCCCTACCACCTGACACCTACCCCCTACCCCCTACTTGGGACTCACCTTACCCACCACCTTCAGTTTGCCGTCCGGCTCAACCTGCCAAACATCATAGCTACCGACGACATCACCATTGGCATCAATGTCTACATTGCCGCTGGCTCCTTGGTAGTTAATTTGTTTACCTTCGCGGAGGAGTTTTAATCCTTCGCAGACATCGGTTACTTCGATTCCCGGTGGGTTGGATACTTCTCGAATTTTGCTTTTAATTCCTTCACCCGTATTTGCTTTGGCTGCTTCTGCTGCCAGTACCAGCAATGCTGCTGCATCCCAGGAGTGGGGAACATAGGCACTAATCGGTTTCCCCTTCTTCTCCTGCCAAAGCTTACTCATTGCTTCCAGACCTTTACCGTTGGCACCGGGAACCGTGCCCATTGCCCCTGCCAGAATAAACTTACCATCGGCGGTTTTGCCAACCTGTCCAGGGAAATCGGGGGAATAGACCCCATCCGTTAATAGGATTTGAACCCCTTTGCTAAGCCCCTGCTCGAAGGCTGACTTGAGCAACAAACTGCCCGTTTCAGCATAGAGGACAGCGGCGATCGCATCCGGTTTACTGCCAAATGCTGCCTGAACTTCTGTATCAAAGGTGGTTGCTTTGGGGTCATAGCGGGTTGGTTTCGCCGCATTGGTAAGGGTTCCCCCCTGCTTCTTAAATGCGCCAACAAACTCTTTTTCAAAACCAACCCCGTAGTCGTTATGTAATTACCAGGGTCGCGGCTCGTTTCGCGCCCTTTTCGGACGCGAGTCTAGCGAGTGCCTGTGCCTGATAGGTATCTGGCGGAGCGGTGCGTGCCCAGTAGCCCTGAAACTCTCCTTTCTTTGCCGCATCGGTAAATACGGGGCTGGTGCTACCTGGGGAAATTAGCATCACCTTATTGCGAACGGCAATGGGAAGGGCGGCTGTGGAAACACTACTGGCAAAAGAACCCACAACCCCGGCTACTTTCTCCACTTCAGCCAATCGCGTCATTGCTTCCAACCCCGCTTCAGGATTGGTCTGGTCGTCGGCATTTGGAATCAAAGTCACGGGAGCACCATTCACGCCACCGCAACTATTGACCTTTTCAACTAGCAGGGGGAACCGCATCCAACATGGGTTGCCCAATTGAGGCGAGATCCCCAGTTGCAGGGAGAAGCGAACTAATTTTGAGACCTTTGGCATCCCCTGCGGTGGGAGAAGTGGGGGCGGGAGAAGTACCCGACTGAGTATTAGAGGGGGGGGCAGATTCCTGACAAGCAGCCGTTAGAATTCCTGTTGTCAGGGTAATGACTCCAAGAATTACTGCCTTACTCAGCCCAAAGCGATTGACCGAAGCAAATGTTTTCATTTGGACGCTAAATTCCTCAACTTTCCACAAGCGATCGCACAAGTATCAAGCACAAACAACAATAGGGCTATTTCGGATAAACCGAAATCTGAGCCTAACCCTGCGATCTGAATAATCTATAGTCTACTGTTTAGCGTCTATTTAAACGGAGAGGGAGGATTCAAACCCCAGGTTAGGGCGTCGGAGTGACAGGAAAGTTAGCCTTTTGTCCACCAGCGCTTGTCATCAACAGACATTCCTAAACCGCTTAACAGCTTAGGGATGGGGGGATGGGGAGATGGGATTTCCAGCGAGTTCCTCAGGTAACTGCGCCGTGGGCAATCGCTGCTGCACCAGAGGTGACTGTTTCCTGGGATGGACTCAAGGCGTACACGCCAATCCGCACGTCTTCAATCAGCCCATCTGTGCTACGAGCAATTACCCCATGCACCTCAGCCATGACTGGTTCGCCACTACGAGAACACAAAGTTGTTTGCCAGATTCGAATGCCAGAACCTTGAGACAGTTGACTGAGATAGGTCAGAAAGGCAGACCGATCGCCCTCTGCCACAAACATAGCCAAAGGTTCACCAATAAGGTAGTTCGGGGATACGTTCAGCAGTTGGGCGATCACCTGATTCGCCTCCAGGATCATTCCATTGGTGTCGATGATTAAGGAAGCGATCGGGGAGAACCGAAATAGATCTTGATAATACAGCCTCTCCTGAATCAGTTCCTCTTGGATAATCTCCGTCGCCTCTAAATTCATTTGCATCTGCTCGTAGGTTACTTGCAGATCTTCAAGTGCTGCATCAAATGCCTCCCAGTCTACGGCGCTTTCTCCGCGCAGGGAGGCAATCTGTCGTTTGATGAAGTGAAAGTGCTGTTCAACCTGTTCGTCACGCATAAATGATGCCTAGCCATAGTACAGATCTGCTGGCAACTCTCAGGCATCTGTTCTAAGAGTTTTCACTCTTGAAAGCAGCGTAGAAAACCTTCAGCAGAATAGCCGTTGTCTACCGTAATCATAAAGACACTATAGTTACTATAGTCGTCAGAGTAACTGGTAGGAATCGGTTTTAAGTCCGATTTAAGTAAGGCGAATCCTGTATAAAAGTAACAATTGCTGGTTAAGCAAGTCACATCCACCCCAGGAACTCAGGAAAAAGGGATTCTCCGCCACCGATATAGCCTTCAAGAGCCGGACAAAGCTCTAGTACATATCCCCCTGGTTCAGGTAGAAAAGCTCCCCATGCAGGACTTATCCAAACTCAGAGGGTTTAACCTCAAAGTTAAGCCTCGCCACCAGTGGAAAAGCTTAAGGATCGTGAATTAAATAACATCGGCAATTCCAATCGTAAGCGCTTAGCATTCAGGCGAAAACCTTTGCGCCGACAATTTCGATCGTAAGGGCTTAGCATTCGGGCAAAAACCTTTGCGATGACCGAAAACATACCTGCCACATACTAAGCCCCTACAACTTACCGATTTTATTTTGTTCTCGTTCCTGAGCCTCTGAGGTTTTGCTGACAATATGTAAGCCCAGCCAAATTAAAAGGTTTTCTGTGATCGAGAAGCTAGAGTTGTTTGAGGTTAGAAACCCAGTTAGAAATTCAACGGAGAGGGAGGGATTCGAACCCTCGGTAGGGCGTTACCGTTCCTACAACAGATTAGCAATCTGCCGCTTTCGACCACTCAGCCACCTCTCCAGGTGACGAAAAACCATGATAACAGAAAGAGGTGTCAGGTGCCAGGTGTCAGGGAAAGGATAAAAGATAAAGGATAAAGGATAAAACTTTGAAGTCGGTCATTGGGCATTGGTTTGGCTTCCCCAACTCCCCCAACTTCCCTATCCCCCTCTTCACCTCATCACCTCCCCCACTCCCCATTCCCTACTCCCCGCTCTCTGTTAACAAATTGCCAGGGTCAGGAATGCTAGCAAGCCACCAACCAGATAGAAAAGGGCAACAATGCGGGTTTCTGACCAGCCTGAGAGTTCCAGATGGTTGTGGTAGGGAGACATTTTGAAGAAGCGTTTGCCAATCCCATCGGGACCTTTGGTTGCTTTGTAGTAGCCAACCTGAACAATCACCGAGATTGTTTCAACCAGGAACAAGCCACTCAAAATTAGTAAACCAAACAAGCTGTTCGTGATGATGGCGACGGCAGCGAGGGCACCGCCTAAAGCCAGCGAACCCGTATCTCCCATGAACACGCGAGCCGGATTGCGGTTATGAACCAGAAAGCCTAAGCAACTACCACTGAGACAGGCGCAAAACAGCATCAGTTCCGGTGAAGTGGGTGCAATCAGGGCACCCAGACCTAACAGGGCGATCGCCGCTGTCCCCGCTGCCAACCCATCCAACCCATCGGTCAGGTTAGTGGCATTACTTTCTGCTACCAACACAAACCCGGCAAGCAGCCAGAATAGGAATCCCAAAGGCAGGGTCAGCCCCAGGGGCAGAGCTAGGTTTGTAATGCTGATCGGCTGAGTTGCCATCAGCCACAGGCAAAATAGAGCGGCAAACCCAATTTGCAAAACCAGCTTCATGCGGGGGGAAATGCCCTTATTCGATTTGTGTCGAATAATTTGCCAGTCATCTAGCCAGCCGATCGCTGCATATCCCAGGGTCAGGGCAGAAACGGCAACCACCTGAGAAGAGAATCCAGACCACAGGAGTGCCACTGCCACTGCCACCGGCACAAAGAAAATGCCACCCATTGTGGGGGTGCCTGCTTTCTTCAGGTGTGCCTGGGGACCATCTTCCCGAATGATTTGCCCAGCCTTGAGCGATCGTAACAGGGGAACGACCCAAAACCCAAGCCCTGCACTGGCAAGGGCACAACTCCACAACGGTAAGGCAAGGGATAGGGTTTGCCCGACTCGACCCGCTGCCAGGTCCAAAAATAGGGCAACGGCACTCAGTCCAGTAGCAAGGAGGGCAAACAACAGTACCCCTGAAAGGCTTAATGGCCGACTAGAGAATAATTTGGCGTCCACAGAAACTCCGTCTCACTCCACACACTACACAAGCGTTTCCTGTCAAAATTCGGAAAAATCGGACAATTCTTATCAGATGCTCACACTAATCGTCTAATTCCAGATCATCATCATCGTCATCTAAATCAAAACTGCCGTCATCGCCTGCCATTAAATCGCTCAGCTCCTCCCCTTCATCATCGAGATAATCTGTTTCAGCATTATCTCGTGCCAGCAATCGTCCTGTATTTTCTAACCAATCTAGAATTGAAGACTCTTGCTTAAGAGGGATTACAGCCGCCCGTTGCTCACGGGGTTCTTCACGCAAAGAAGGATTATAGGTCATAGATTCAGTTTCGGATAGAAAATTGGGTCGGGTCTACATCTATAGAATAACTAGATATAGAGATCTTTAGACGTTTTGAACCTGACTTCCGGGCTTCTCCTGATGAAACACCCAGAGTGTATCACTATAAAAATAAATTGCAAGATTTTTTTCCGGTTCAGGATTTCAAACCGCTTGGTAGCGATTCTCAGTCAAGTGGAGTAGAGTCACAGCAACAAGTTAGAGGGAAAGAGGATCACGGTTTTCCTTCTGCCTTCTGCCCTCTGCCGCAAAATCGGTAAACTTGACCTCATTTAAGTAAAAACGGTTATGTCTCTCAACTATCACAGGAATGAATTGTAATGATTGGCAAAACGGCTTTATTAGAGATGATTGCAGGCAAAAATCGGGGGTTACTGACGACAGATAGCGAAAAGCAGGCGATTTTGTCTGCCATCTCGCTACTGGAAGACCGCAATCCCAATCCCCGACCGCTGGAATCTACGAATCTACTAGAGGGTGATTGGCGGTTGCTGTACACAACCAGTCGTGGCATTTTGGGAATTGATCAGTTCCCTTTCTTAAATCTGGGGCAGGTGTACCAGTCGATTCGGGTGGCAGAGTTCCAAGCTCTACAACATTGCCGAAGTCTACGGGTTGCCTTTTCTGGAGGGGTTGGTTAGTGTAGCAGCGCGGTTTAAGCCTGTCTCAGAACGGCGGGTGGAGGTCAAATTTGAGCGATCGCTCCTGGGACTCAAGCGACTGATTAATTACCAATCTCCTCGCAGTTTCATTCAGCAATTGGAATCGAATCAACCATTACCTGCGATCGACTTCAATATTGAGAACCGCGACCAGCAAGGATGGCTGGACATCACCTACCTGGATGAAGACCTGCGAATTGGTCGAGGGAACGAGGGAAGTGTGTTTGTGCTGACCAAGGGATGAGGGATGAGGGATGAAGGATACAAGGGAAAGGGAAAAGGGAAAAGAGAAAGGGGAAAAGGGGGAAGGGGAAGTTTTATCCTTTATCCTTTATCCTTTATCCTTTCCCCTGCGTTTGTCCCAGGGGAATCTGAACTTACTTGCCACCTGTCCCCGCAAATTTCAACATACCTATTTAGAGCAGCTCGCTGCCCCCAACCCCCCAGAGCAGCAGGAAAAACAGAATCAGGGCAATCGGTTTCACCTATTGATGCAGCAGTGGCAGCTTGGATTGCCGATCGCCCCCTTTATTCAAGCGGATGGGCAACTTCAACAGTGGTTCAAGGCGTTTACCAATGCCGCCCCCAAAATCTTGACCTTGGGGTCAGGGGAGGAAGTCGTCCTGAGCCAAAGTGAACATACTCGAACGTTGGAATTTCAGGGCTATCTATTCACCGTTGTCTATGATTTGCTGCTTTCTGGGCAGCAATCAGCCAAAATCCTTGACTGGAAGACCTATCCCCGGCCCCAAAATTCCCGCTGGTTGCTGGAGAACTGGCAAACCCGTCTTTATCCCTTTGTTCTGGCTGAAACCAGCACCTATTTACCCGAACAGATTTCGATGACCTATTGGTTTTTCCAGGCAACAGGGGAGCAGGCAACCGCTGCCGCTGCCCAAAGTTTTGCGATCGCCTACAATGCCGCCAAACATGAGCAGACCCGTCAAGACCTTTCCCAACTGTTGACCCAATTGACTCACTGGTTAGACCAATACCAGGCGGGCGAACCCTTTCCCCACCTCGCCTTTGGCTCAAAGCCCTGCGAAACCTGCACCTTTCCCCGGCGGTGCTTTGGCCCAGAAGTAAGGCAGGATGATCTTGCTGCTTTGCCCGATCGCCCTGGGAGCTTGCCGAGTTTCGAAGAGATTGAGGAAGTTCCTTTGTGAGGGGAGAGGGGGGAAAGAATTTAGAATTTTGACAGGGGGGGAAGGTTTTCAGTTACCAGGCTCTAGCCACCAATGACGAAGGACGAACAACCAATGACCAGTGGCTACATCAGAACGTCCTGATTCTGTTCTTGTAACGATCGCCACCCGGCCTGCCATAGCGATCGTTCCTTGAGGAGGCGAGCGTTAATCCAGAGTCGGACACTTGGATCGCAGGCAGAAACCAGTTCTGCAAATACCCAAGGACCCTGATTTTTTCGATTCACAACCTGGAAGTGTCTCCAGCCTTCAATCTTTTGCTGGGCGGTCCACTTAGAACCGACCAGATGGGGAAACTTTAGTTTTCGTTGCATCTGCCCATTAAGTAAAAGTAGCCAGGTTCAGCCCAGCCCCTATCAAAGCGCCAATCAGCAGGATGAGATTGGTCAACGAGGAAATGCCGAAGCCAATAAACCGCTTTTCCGCCGCCTGATAGTAGCCCCAGGCATATAAAATTCGTCCAATTATCCAAATTACACCAAGACCTGTCCCCCAAATCGGGCTAACAAATTTGCAGAACAACCAGAGGGCAGGCAAAAACACCACGATTTGCTCCAGAGTATTCTGCTGCACCCGTATCACTCGTTCAAAATCGGGGTCTCCTGACATCTGAGGTGGCTTTATACCGAATTTCAACCTGGCTCTACTCACATTAATCGTCAGGATGAGATAGAGGATGAGGGTCAGCAGTGTAATTAGTGCAGGTAAAGGGGACATTTTTGAGATTCTTTCGTTTGCTACAAAAAGCACTCTAAAGGTTCAATCAACCCTTGGCAAGTACAACAAATTATGCCGTAAGCCTAAACTTGAGGTTAAATGGGGAGACTTAATGTTGATTCTGCTGAGTCGTGTTCATCGACCTAGGGATGGCTTATGAAACTAAGAGTTTTGGCAATTCATACTGTGGTTCCTGCTGGACTTGCAACGCTACTAACGACGATCGGCATTGCGATTCCATTGCGGGCAGAGAACCTGAGCCATACCCAGCAACTTTTATCGACTCGAAAATGTTCGCGCTGTGATTTGAGCAGCGCTGGGTTGACCTTTGCAAACCTGTCCAATGCAGACTTGACCCAGGCAAATCTGAGTGGGGCGAATCTCAGTCGAGCCAATCTTCAAGGGGCAGATTTACGGGGGGCAAATTTAATCGGGGCAAGTTTATTTGGCGCAAATTTAACCGGGGCAAAATTGGATGGCGCAAATCTGGGTGCTGCCGATTTGCGGGGGGCTTATCTGACAGGAGCCAGTATCACAGGGGTGGTCTGGGAGAGTACGTTACTGGAAGAGGCGGTTGGGCTTCCAAATTCCGTTGGGAAGGTGGAAGATTTCTACAATTGGGCAATGGAGGATATGCGCCGGAAGAATTTTCCGGGGGCGATCGACAATTTTAATCAGGTGTTGAATCGGAAACCTGACTTTGCCCAGGCCTATATGGGACGAGGCGTCGCCCGTTTGCAAACCGACGATCGCGAAGGTGGGATTGAGGACGTGAGGCGGGCAGAAACCCTTTTCACCGCTCAGGGCAACCAGGAAGGAACAAAAGTTGCCCAGCAGATGGTGAAGGATTTAACCACCCCACCGCCTGAGCAAAAAACCGGGGGTGGCTTGGGACAAGCGCTGATTGGCGTCCTAGGATTCGCGTTGCAATTCCTCCCCTTTTCACTCTTCTAAATTCCCCATGCGGGTACTTTAAGCAATTTAGCCCTCTTTCCACAA from Kovacikia minuta CCNUW1 carries:
- a CDS encoding serine hydrolase — protein: MFFHKDGQLEALGDRVLEATWAEFPGLARNQIALTWLIYDSPAPVNTGGAISPAEFWKYSPRGYSYRGVERIYPASVVKLFYLVAVHEWLERRMIQPSAELERAVQDMIVDSSNDATSLVVDVLTGTTSGPELPAGPFETWKQQRNIVNRYFRSLNWAELETINVNQKTWCDGPYGRERAFLGTLMENRNMLTVIATARLLHSIVGGVAVSAKRSQEMMALMRRSLNPTELAANPENQVTGFLGAGLPQDTRIWSKAGLTSQVRHDAAYIELTSHTSPYLLVVFTEGKAQSKNEAILPFVSQCVAEALLTLET
- a CDS encoding ABC transporter substrate-binding protein; this translates as MPKVSKLVRFSLQLGISPQLGNPCWMRFPLLVEKVNSCGGVNGAPVTLIPNADDQTNPEAGLEAMTRLAEVEKVAGVVGSFASSVSTAALPIAVRNKVMLISPGSTSPVFTDAAKKGEFQGYWARTAPPDTYQAQALARLASEKGAKRAATLVIT
- a CDS encoding PAS domain-containing protein, whose amino-acid sequence is MRDEQVEQHFHFIKRQIASLRGESAVDWEAFDAALEDLQVTYEQMQMNLEATEIIQEELIQERLYYQDLFRFSPIASLIIDTNGMILEANQVIAQLLNVSPNYLIGEPLAMFVAEGDRSAFLTYLSQLSQGSGIRIWQTTLCSRSGEPVMAEVHGVIARSTDGLIEDVRIGVYALSPSQETVTSGAAAIAHGAVT
- the mraY gene encoding phospho-N-acetylmuramoyl-pentapeptide-transferase, with product MDAKLFSSRPLSLSGVLLFALLATGLSAVALFLDLAAGRVGQTLSLALPLWSCALASAGLGFWVVPLLRSLKAGQIIREDGPQAHLKKAGTPTMGGIFFVPVAVAVALLWSGFSSQVVAVSALTLGYAAIGWLDDWQIIRHKSNKGISPRMKLVLQIGFAALFCLWLMATQPISITNLALPLGLTLPLGFLFWLLAGFVLVAESNATNLTDGLDGLAAGTAAIALLGLGALIAPTSPELMLFCACLSGSCLGFLVHNRNPARVFMGDTGSLALGGALAAVAIITNSLFGLLILSGLFLVETISVIVQVGYYKATKGPDGIGKRFFKMSPYHNHLELSGWSETRIVALFYLVGGLLAFLTLAIC
- a CDS encoding DUF3134 domain-containing protein → MTYNPSLREEPREQRAAVIPLKQESSILDWLENTGRLLARDNAETDYLDDEGEELSDLMAGDDGSFDLDDDDDDLELDD
- a CDS encoding PAP/fibrillin family protein — protein: MIGKTALLEMIAGKNRGLLTTDSEKQAILSAISLLEDRNPNPRPLESTNLLEGDWRLLYTTSRGILGIDQFPFLNLGQVYQSIRVAEFQALQHCRSLRVAFSGGVG
- a CDS encoding PAP/fibrillin family protein, with product MVSVAARFKPVSERRVEVKFERSLLGLKRLINYQSPRSFIQQLESNQPLPAIDFNIENRDQQGWLDITYLDEDLRIGRGNEGSVFVLTKG
- a CDS encoding PD-(D/E)XK nuclease family protein yields the protein MKDTREREKGKEKGEKGEGEVLSFILYPLSFPLRLSQGNLNLLATCPRKFQHTYLEQLAAPNPPEQQEKQNQGNRFHLLMQQWQLGLPIAPFIQADGQLQQWFKAFTNAAPKILTLGSGEEVVLSQSEHTRTLEFQGYLFTVVYDLLLSGQQSAKILDWKTYPRPQNSRWLLENWQTRLYPFVLAETSTYLPEQISMTYWFFQATGEQATAAAAQSFAIAYNAAKHEQTRQDLSQLLTQLTHWLDQYQAGEPFPHLAFGSKPCETCTFPRRCFGPEVRQDDLAALPDRPGSLPSFEEIEEVPL
- a CDS encoding TIGR02450 family Trp-rich protein gives rise to the protein MQRKLKFPHLVGSKWTAQQKIEGWRHFQVVNRKNQGPWVFAELVSACDPSVRLWINARLLKERSLWQAGWRSLQEQNQDVLM
- a CDS encoding MAPEG family protein, with translation MSPLPALITLLTLILYLILTINVSRARLKFGIKPPQMSGDPDFERVIRVQQNTLEQIVVFLPALWLFCKFVSPIWGTGLGVIWIIGRILYAWGYYQAAEKRFIGFGISSLTNLILLIGALIGAGLNLATFT
- a CDS encoding pentapeptide repeat-containing protein, producing MKLRVLAIHTVVPAGLATLLTTIGIAIPLRAENLSHTQQLLSTRKCSRCDLSSAGLTFANLSNADLTQANLSGANLSRANLQGADLRGANLIGASLFGANLTGAKLDGANLGAADLRGAYLTGASITGVVWESTLLEEAVGLPNSVGKVEDFYNWAMEDMRRKNFPGAIDNFNQVLNRKPDFAQAYMGRGVARLQTDDREGGIEDVRRAETLFTAQGNQEGTKVAQQMVKDLTTPPPEQKTGGGLGQALIGVLGFALQFLPFSLF